One Mus musculus strain C57BL/6J chromosome X, GRCm38.p6 C57BL/6J DNA window includes the following coding sequences:
- the Gm38425 gene encoding L antigen family member 3-like, whose product MQDPGEDNAGGSTGVDEGSEDGQHRPQAAGAQASSQSLATEDDHDNSPLESGLQDAGSEAAPGNSRSGSPGVSGMSAEEAAVLPQEEQVPLLPGPSRDAVTTASRLLEFSVRVPFSSAVEADMARRSLVANTQHQLLMVPQEYTVNDSILAVRWTTEDPVLFRISINNFLDQLSLVMRNIQHLQFVAFKRRRERSRNN is encoded by the exons ATGCAGGATCCCGGTGAGGACAACGCAGGTGGCAGTACAGGGGTTGATGAAGGCAGCGAGGATGGGCAGCATAGGCCTCAAGCTGCAGGTGCCCAGGCTAGCTCTCAGAGTTTGGCGACTGAGGATGACCACGACAACTCCCCTCTTGAGAGTGGCCTACAGGATGCAGGCAGTGAGGCTGCTCCAGGCAACTCCCGCTCAGGGAGCCCTGGAGTGTCAGGAATGTCAGCTGAAGAGGCAGCTGTccttcctcaggaagagcaggtgCCACTTCTCCCTGGGCCCAGCAGAGATGCTGTGACAACTGCAAGTCGACTCCTGGAGTT CTCTGTGAGAGTGCCTTTCTCTTCTGCTGTGGAGGCAGACATGGCCCGCAGGTCCCTGGTCGCCAACACCCAGCATCAGCTCTTAATGGTTCCACAGGAGTACACTGTGAATGACAGTATCTTAGCTGT TAGGTGGACTACAGAAGACCCCGTTCTCTTCCGAATTTCCATCAATAACTTCCTTGATCAACTCTCCCTGGTCATGAGAAACATTCAACACCTTCAGTTTGTGGCTTTTAAacgaagaagagaaagaagtcgTAATAACTGA